In Toxoplasma gondii ME49 chromosome V, whole genome shotgun sequence, the DNA window TTTCTCAGGATTTGCTCTCGGACCTCTgcttttgcatgcgcgcgccGCGCCTCTCGTGCCTCTTTCCTGCGAGAGGATAGAGTCCGTTTGTGTTTCTCTATCACTCAGGATGCCGAACAAATCCGCGTTTCTGGGAAGTCGGATTTTTGCCCCGACTCTCTCTTTCAAGGAGAGAGTCCGGCCTGCCTGACGTCGCGCCTAGACTCTAAGTGTCGTggtggaaaaggaaagacagcTGCGGGCTCTCAGTTTTCGGGTGGACGTACAACTGAATCGGGGTGACTCGCTGGGAAACGAGAGGGCAAATCGGATATCAATCGGAGGCCAAAAACTGCTCTTCCAGGCGCGTGAAAAAGTCCCTAGAAGGATTCCTTATCCGCACTGATACACACAAACGCGCACATTTGAACTTTATCTGAAGGTGCATACAACCGTACGTGCATACAAACTTGTGTGACGGGCGAATCTCTTCCCAGctagaaaaacaaaaaaagtCTGGTGTTGTATTCTGTCAAAAATCCGCTGCTTAAGGATCGCAGATTCAGAGGAAACGTGTCTTTTTCGGCGTCGAGcctcgagagaagcgacgaagacgctcGGAACAGTATGGCAGCAGCACCGCTCTCTCGCTTGGCATCTGTTTCCACGAATGCCCCCGTTTCACAAACATGCCAGCATCTCgcaagagaacagagacgttCATTACCGCTCTGATGTCGGCTGTCGGGTACAGAAGTCGTTTTCTAAGAAAGAGCGTGGTCTCCACATGGAAAAAGAAATTTGTCTGCTGTGTCCAGTGTGTGTGGGaaccttcttctgcttccaccTCCGACATCGCGAGGTGTGTGTACATCCACAAAgggagggggggggcggTAGTAGCGACAAAAGCAGTTGAAAGCTTGTGTGGAAGCCAGTGAACTACCTAAGGATTTTGGACCCATGCTGCGATGCTCGCGGGAAGACAAGTGACAGAAATCTGCGAACGTGTCGGACACAAGCTGCAGAAAAGTACTCTGTTGTTTGCGGTGCCTGAGTCAAACGCGCAGCTAAGTGACTCCCGCACTTCGCgagtgagaagaaaaacgcatttCTCTCCTATTCCGTCCAAGGGCAGACTGCCGTCGAGTTCAGAGGCATGCTTCTCTCAGAAGCGAACCAGATATCTCATCTGTTTTCCGCGAGCACGCCAGGTTGCGTTGTTTCTGAAGAGAGCTTTGCTccatttcttcctcgccagaAGCGTCTCGCCTTCACACAGAGGATGAATCAGGGGGTAGCGCGCgtgaacgcatgcactgaaaAGTTCCTCACTGCTATGTTGCGGCCTCGCCTCATGCTTCCACACCACAGCCCGTACTGGAAGACGTCGGAAGCGCCTTGTTCCTCGCCACCTCTGCGTCTACCAACCACAGATTGACGCCTAAATTTTAAGAACCGACCATGTTTCCTCTCATTCTCAGTTGCGGATTCAACAGGTTCCGACGGCACTGTCCGTACGCCTTCCGCAACGTGATGCAGTGCGCCGTCACTTGCCGAGGGTCTTCGCTGTGGCGGCACTGCTCAAAGGTGAATTCgccgctctgcatgcacggagaCTTCTGCAGGCAGCAATTCAAATGAATGCAGAAAACGGAAATCGTGGGTGGAGGAAAAGGGAATgaagggagacagcagaTAGGACCTGGGGGAACCGATGGATTTTTTCGGCCACTTTGAGCTTTTCCGTGAGAGAGCGAGTACTCGGAAAACCACTGAAATTCTCAATCTGAACTTGAAATACTCAAAGGGAAAATCCTACGAACCAGAAACGTCAGTTCGCGAAATACACGGTACACGGCCCTCGCGTGTCTATCTCCGTGACTCAATGAAAAGCCGACATGTGTGCTAGACAAGCAAGAGGATCTCCACGATGGGAGTCTCCTGCCTGATGCTCGTCTGTGCAGAAGACTCGGATTCTTGCTGTTCTGGCACCTGTTGAGTAACTGGATAGTCGCTTTCTACTGAACAATCCCTTAGGCCCAGACGAAAATgaaagcagaaacgagacaagTAGAAGTGAGACGCAAACGGTTCccgcagaggcgacagaggccaGGAAAAGGTAAAGCAGGTAAACAGCCCTTGagacggaaaaggaagaatACCTGATAGCATGCGATCATTTCCTCGTACAGGCGCTTGCAAGAGTTCGAGGCCTGTCTGTACGGTTTGTCTTCGCTCACGGGCAGCGACATTTTTTAGCCAGTTGACTCAGAGACCCCGGCAAAAGTAGAACCACTCGcgggaaaagggagaagcatGGAGATGGGGAGACGCTAGGCAGACATGCGAAATAATTTTGGAAGGGCAGTgggcagcgaaggaagaaaagcagccTTTTACGAACGTTTACTCACACTGCGGACTGCAACGGCACAACTGGAACGGGACAGAGAGCATCTCGGAGACACCGCAAACAACTACGTGAATCGGAGGTAAGCGTAGGAAGCTCCGACGCGAGAGTATGCAGCAGtaaacggaagaagaagaagaccttgaagaagaaagaagcataAACTACACGGTTTCGAACGGGATCGGGAGCCACAGACAACCAGCAGAGATGCAGGTAGCGGATGCATGCGAATATTGAGGACGAGTCTACTTCACCCGGGACGCCCATTTGGGAACACGCGTCGAAAATGGGAGATCCCGGAAACCTCacagggaaaagaggaaagaggaatgCAGACGCTACGGAGGTGCGAATTTGCCAAGCGAACAGCCACTGGACAAGTCATGCCTTGTTTTTAGGaggatgcatgcgcggacCAGGGAAAGACGACGCGCGAGACTTGGATTCTTCTGAAACGCCGAAAACACGAGTGAGAAAATGCAAGGCTCTATCGAGATAAAAAACCAATTGCTGCTCTGTATTGAGGCGTTTGTTTTATTTTTGAAGActgtacatgcatatgcttTCAAGGAAGGTGGCCTTGAAGGCACACCGCGAGTATCGATCGGGTCTCCTGAACCTAAGGAAAGACACTTTGGAAATAACAAGATGGCGTTCGAATGACGACtcacgtttttctttctcatACCGCACTAGAGAGCACATTTTACAAGCCAGGAGCTGGACCATATACACGCTGCATTAACGCATGATCCTGTACATATAACCACGCGCAAGCAGTCTATCTTCACCATACAATAACAATTTCTCCTTGCCTTAATATAGGTGAGGCGCAGGTCAGGGGGGAAGCCAACAAGGAGCAATGCTCGCGTTCAGTTACCGGTCAGGAAATAGTTATGTCCACGACTCCCTCAAGCTGCAAAACTGCAGAGCAGTCACTTTCGTCAAGTTGCAATAATGGTTGAAAAGCCAGAAACGCAAATAGACGGTAATGCTCACTCTTTGTTCCCCGAGGTTTGAACTTTTTAGCTGCAACGACTAGCCCGACAGAAATGCAGCAGGGTGGCATGGACAGTAGGGTAGAACTCCAGAGACAGCATTCGTTCGTTTCTGTGCTATTGCCGCTGCGCAAGTTTTTTCCACCTTGTGTGGTTAGAGAGGGAAACCCTTGACAGCAATATATTGCTCAGAATAGCTTGAATAGCATCTGTTGGGAGTTGCTCAGTCTCATTTCTAATGCACGAACAAATCCACGGGATCTACCGGTCTTTTTGTGAAATACACAACCACACACCAGTTGAACAAAAGCGACTTCGATTTTGAATGTGTCCTTGTCTTCCGGATCCAATTTGTATTGTGCTGTTCATGACCATCGTGTTACATTACAACAGTGTTAGGAGGATCAGGGGTTTTGAGGGCACCAAACGTCTTTATTTCAGGTGCAAGAAAAGTAACTCGAGGAACGACCGAGCATTAACCTCCAGGAAATCAGAGTGAGCTCAACAAGCCCTTCGGATTGGTCTCAGAGATATGCAAAATGTCAGAGGAACCTGCGCTTCCAGCATTGCCCATTAACGATTTTTCTACTAGCTGCCAGAGCTGGGAAcccgagagaaaacggcagTGATTGGCGTATAGATTGTTGGTGGTGAAGTGCCTCGTGATCTGCCTATCACGGTGCAGACTTTTCTCGATGATGTTCTTTAGTACAACTTGTGCGTCTGTGGTACATGATATTCGGCGTAGAATGGAATCTCCACGGTACGGGGGACCTTTGTTTCGTAACACTTTGACACAGGTGAACACTGCCAGAGGGAATCGCCGCTGACGCATGTCCTCAGAAGGCAGGGGTCaactgtctctcccctcgtttTCTTATAGCGAGCGATCTCAGTGAAATGTAGTGTGTGAGTTCGCCTCTCCGTTTGTAACAGTCCCGAAGGAGTTACTTACACAAACGGTGTTAGTACACAACGAAACAATTTATTTTGGTGGTGAAGCGCGTGCGAACTTGCGCCAAAAATGTAGCTGCGTGTATATTGAACCCATGGACTCCTTCAAGTGGTCGGTTCTTCCGCTTCGCTGTGCTGTCTGGTTTTGAGTCGCTATGGCAGCTGAAGTGCTggtttcccttctctctgtatTGGCAATCGGTCTTCAGCATCTGTGCTCTTCTACAGTCAATGACGCACTCAAAATTCCAGGCCAGCGGATAACTGTATCAGTGTGCTTGTGTGAGTGTGCATGTATGGTTCTGTGTTTTGGCTGTGAAATCGTGGTGACCGTCAGCTGCAGGCTTTTTGCCCTGTCAAGATCATTCCGGCGGATACACGCATTCAGTCATAATTGCAGGAATCTATTGACGGTGATTTCCGTGTTTGCAAAGTGATTCAGATGTTGTTGGCACACAGAACGTCGTTCAAATTCAAGATAAGGACGGCCGCTCCTCCTTCAGACAGGCCCAGCCTGGTTCATCGTCCACCTAGCCTGTTGCACAACACCTGCTTAGTCCATTTGTCTTTCACATACCCGCCATGagcgcttccttctgctctcgtAAGAGCGGTCGACGCCCGTAGTTCCCATGTTTCTCTAGTTGGTTCCACATTGCCTCCACGGCTGGCTGCCACCACAGCAGTTTTTGACTCGAAGTTCCCAAGGAAAGTgtttttcgcctctcgctgttccACAGGTCTCACACCCGGAGCCGGGCGTTTTTTCATAGCTGACATTACCGTCGCAGCTCCactgtttgtttttcctttcctttgaGTGCCTCTGCTTCGACCGCCACCCAGGCTGAGCTAAAACGAACTGTTCCGCATGTGCCTCTCGTTGCTTCTGAAAAACGCTCGCCATTTCTCCCGTATAAAGATGGCGCAgacttcttcgcttccagcTGCGCTGTCGGAAAAGGACCTGAATGCGCCAATGCGCTTGTCAAAACACGACACCAGCACGTACTGGGGGAGGGTGTTTGATTTTCAGCAGAGGATCAACCCGCGCTTTATGTTTGTGAGCGAAACGGAGGCGCGCACGAGTGCAAAAATCGTCAGCCTGGCGAGGCAGGGAAAGTGGAGGGAACTGCGACAGCTGGGCatcgacgagaagaagctccAAAAATTCTGTCTTGTTGCCCAAAGCACCATCAATGCAAGCGACAACTCCGTTATTCATCCGCTCTTCCGTCTTGCTGCCTTTTGCCCCATCAATATTCCTATTGGAGGAGGTAAAGACATCTGATGTTCGAATTTCTGACAAAGTTCGGGTAGGGGTTCTCTGCGCGCAGTTCGCACAAACCTGGGAACTCCCTTGTTGCTTGTGTGCTGCTTTGCATTCGAGCAGATTCTGGAGTCGCGACGCTACCAGAAGCGTGTGGTCTCTATCTAGAATCTCTCGTTCCTGTGAGACAGCTAAACTCAACGCCGAAGTCTTATCCATATAGTGTCTCACAACCCGTCAAGAAAAGGATGCTACACAGACAATCTACAGTCCGATCTTCGTCGTGCGTGACTGAACATCATGTTCTTCAGCGATGGGTACTCATACGAAACTGGAGATAGGGCTTTTTTCgacagagtggagagaggcatGAGGAAAGAAAATGAACGATGCTGAGCGATCGTCCTGTCGAACCCAAGGGCATTCACTTCATTCTACACACGAGACCGCGTTCCAACACTTCCGCATAAATAGCTCGAATTGAAATCCAACTCGATCTTGGGATTAAGATGCTCTGGAACGACACGAAAAGCGTTGTTGGCATCTTTTGCAGATAGCCTATAGTACAATGACAATACTCTGCAgatgtctgtctcctcatgTTTTCTGGAGTCTGACAACTCTAATATAGGCATGCAGAAAAGTGTGTGTCCGCGTGGACTGATACTGATGCTCTCTGAAGATTCCGACTACGTGTTTTCGTGCAGGCATGCTGTTGGCGCGACCTACTTTCGCGAACAGTGTCTTCTGGCAGTGGGTAAACCAGACGTACAACGCTTGTTTTAACTGGGCGAATGGAAACCGGTGTTCTTCGGCCGATGCGGCTCATGACAGAAACGACATTATCAAAGGTTACATGTAGGTGTTTCGCGTGCTCTTCTCAGTGTCCCTACATGTTCCATGCGGATTTGCCTCTCCAGTGTCTGTTGGATCCTGAGTCACGATTTCTTTCCCACCGCTAATCAACTCCAGGAAACCCGCAAGCAGGCGCGACAGTTTCCTTCGACTTTCTTAAAAAGCCTGAGTTAAGAAGCCTTGTGGAACAGGGTGGTCCCTACGTCCCTCCTAGCTATCGGGCTCGAGGTTCACAGAAGGGAGAACGTCCAGTGTGTATGGGCATCAACGGGTACTTGTCTCTGTGCAGAGACACCTATACATATGTGCGTACGCATTTCTGGAGGTAGTCATGTATGCATGAATGCTTACACGTTTTCTGGTGCATCTATACGCCTGCCACCAtgcctttttctgcagctcttgAAACCTCTGTGCCCCAGTCCTGCTTGCTTTTTCGTGTTTGTTGCTGGCCTTTTTccccccttctcttctccgtcggtGCGCGCTGGATGTTGCGCGTCTTCTTTATCTTCACTCTTTTcacttctctttttctttttctgcagagcTGCCGTTTGCCTCTCAGTCGGTCTCGCCGTTAGCCTGAATGGAATGCTGGCGAGGTCGAAAAGCCAAGGAGTCGCGCGCAAGCTGCTGCAGGCAGTCGTGCCATACACAGCAGTCGCCACAGCGAATTTTGGCAACACGGCTCTAATCAGAGGACAAGAAATCCAAAAGGTAAAGAACTAAGGAGGCGCTTCCCGAGAGGCATCCCGTAAAACTGCAGGCTGCATCCACACTCAGGTGTGTGCGTACATTTCACATTACCACACAGGTAGacatatatgcaaatatgtatttgtgtcgAATAATGAGGAGCCAAGGTCAGCGTCGCACAAATGAGTGCTTTGTTAAATGAAAAAGTGAAGGCAATGAAGCCCAGAAAAAGAACATGACCCTCAAACTACACTGCGCAAAAAAGACTTTTATTGGCTCCGTTGTTTTCCTGTCACaacgttcctctctcgcacTTTATTCGTGACATACAGAAGGCGTTTCCATTGTGTCCTTGCAGGGAATTCCCGTCTACGATGCCGATAAGACCCAAGTGGGGATCTCGAAGAAGGCCGCGACTCAGGCAGTCATCAACACAGGCATTTCTCGTGTGGGTAAGTGGACCGTGCTTCGCCGCTTTTAAAtatgcgttttcttcttgcttcgGTGAGGTTCACCTTTGCGTAGAGGCCAGAAGGGCCCGCTAGGTCCAGATTTTTGTGTGTGCCCTTTTGCGCGATCACAGTTCATCGCCTCTCAGGCCTCTTCAAAAGAAAATGTTCGAGCAGCGCGTGTTTGCCCGAACAGGCTTCTGCGTTGTTCTTGCACCAAAAAGCGGTGCTTCACTTCTCGCGGAAGTATGGAAAGAAAAGATACCGGAATAATGTGTCTGTATATCAGCACCTCGCCATAGATGCCGACCAAATAATTGGGTTTCCTTTTTGTTTTCAGTGCTGCCTATCCCTgcacttcttctcccctaCCCCGTCATGAGCGTCTTCAATGCCCTTCTTCCGATCACTCGGACGAATGCTTTCATCAGGGTAAGACACTAAACTGAACGAGAAAGCACATGTTGACCGTGGAAGAAAAGTTATCCCggaggaacgagaaaccCACCATGACCGTGAAAAGAACAGATACCAcgaaagaaggcgcagactCGCAAGAAGCGAatcgaaggcgaagagcgcCCAGAGGAGGGGCAGAGACCGCGTTCTGGTAAAAGGACGAGAACCCCCACCGCGAAGACGCGGACGCTTGTGAAAAGGGAGACATTCGACTTCAATCGCAAGAATGTGGAGTTCTCCTTTTCAGGTTGGCATGGAGCTCTCAGTCATTTTCGGTTGCCTTTTCGTGGGTCTCCCTCTCGCCGTTGGCATGTTCCCCGAGTACGGCGAAATGGACGTCGACGATTTGGAGCCCGAATTGCAGAAGGAACTGAGGCGCTCAGATGAGGCGATTCAAAAAGTTTATTTCAACAGGGGTGTGTAAGCGCGTGAGAGGGAAACCGGAAGTTAGAACAGACAGTTCAAAAGATTTCCGCAGTGTCGTTTATGGACCGCCCATGTAGGCCGACACAGGCAGCTTTGAGTATCGGAATTCCAGGAAAGAGCACCCTGAGCTCCTTCTTCCACATAGATTTCGTGGAAAACTAGAATTAGCACCTGCGGGACGACTGGTTTGGTTCTTCGACTTAGCGCGTATCCAGTGAGTTAGATGTTTCAAATACGCCTGTACGAATCGAAGTCCTAGATGGGATCTTAGGGTTGCGCTCCACTCGAAACGCCTGCCAAGTCCCCGTGTGGGTATACCggcagacacgaagaagaaataaAAGAAAGTCACCCGGCAAAGAAGCCAGAGCACCCCTCGTAAACAGGGatccgagaagaaagagttcCTCTTGCACCCCCTTTGGTTCTCTGAACCTCTTCCGTTTCCCTATTTGCttcgttttttgtcttcgtattcttttcttttccataTTTCCTTCTTTTTGGTTCTTGCCCTTCTTCTAGTCTCTGTTCCCCTTCAAACCTCCTGTGTCTgtccctgtctctttccgtGTCATGAAATTTGCGCACGTGTCTCCGAtctgcgcttcttcgtctctgccccTCTGAATcgacgctgtctcttctctaAGACCTCCCTAATGGCTGCCTCTtgcgtctttttcctgtctacttttcttcttcctcctctgtgcATGTCCCCTCCACCCCCGTTCCGCCTCCTTCCATTTCCACACTCCACCGTATTCCTTTGCTGCCTCTACAATGCCAGCTGGCCATGGCCGTTTACATGTTCCagtcctctgcttcgcgcgCTTCTATGCTGCTGTCTAAGAGTCCACGTGCTCCTTCCGCCCTGTTGTTGTCTGCACTTTCGTCGTCACATTGCCACTCTGGGTTTCGTGTTTCGAGTACTTTTCTGAGAAGCCGGTGTCGCGCTCACTGTCACGCTTGTCCTTGATCGTCGGGACCGAAAAGTAGGCGCGCCGGAGCCACGCCtcgtcgcttttctttttccagaaACGCCAGAGATTCCGAA includes these proteins:
- a CDS encoding hypothetical protein (encoded by transcript TGME49_286070), coding for MSLPVSEDKPYRQASNSCKRLYEEMIACYQKSPCMQSGEFTFEQCRHSEDPRQVTAHCITLRKAYGQCRRNLLNPQLRMRGNMVGS
- a CDS encoding tricarboxylate carrier protein (encoded by transcript TGME49_286060~Predicted trans-membrane domain (TMHMM2.0):256-279:285-308) codes for the protein MAQTSSLPAALSEKDLNAPMRLSKHDTSTYWGRVFDFQQRINPRFMFVSETEARTSAKIVSLARQGKWRELRQLGIDEKKLQKFCLVAQSTINASDNSVIHPLFRLAAFCPINIPIGGGMLLARPTFANSVFWQWVNQTYNACFNWANGNRCSSADAAHDRNDIIKGYIAAVCLSVGLAVSLNGMLARSKSQGVARKLLQAVVPYTAVATANFGNTALIRGQEIQKGIPVYDADKTQVGISKKAATQAVINTGISRVVLPIPALLLPYPVMSVFNALLPITRTNAFIRVGMELSVIFGCLFVGLPLAVGMFPEYGEMDVDDLEPELQKELRRSDEAIQKVYFNRGV